The genomic stretch ATTGATAATGTTGATTAGACAAATGTAGGGAATAAACCATTTCAGGTGGTGCTTAACAGTATTTTAATCACAGATAAGGGATGTTCTTAGACAAGTAAAAACCCCACTTAAAATCACTGTAAAACAACTTCAGAAAAATGATCTGCCAGTTCGGGGAAATCAATTTCACTTGGTAAAGTGACACAAAAATGTCTGGAAATAAGTTCAATAATTGTATAAAATTCCTACATCAATATTTCACTATGAGCAATATTAGACAGCACTTTAAGTTATAGTTGTAAGTCGTGTATGTGCTGTATAAGTTGTGTGAGTTTGGATGCACCTGagcaaatgatttttttttttttgcacacgTGCAGTTACTGGTGATTTGCTGAACTTAAAATACATGaccaaaataataaacatacagTACCCATTAAATGTTTAGACACATCGTCTCATTAGTCATGGAATAGCGATCCTATTATAAGgttattcactgtatagagctgtataccagccctacctctgcacaacccaattTATGGTCTCAAGCAtattaagaaggcgagcagttctacaaatgaactcttgacgaagccacagctgttcactgaaaaccattccaggtgacgacctcctGACGGTGATTGAGAGAACGGCAAGAGTATGGCTACTTACTtacattctggtttgtttaacacttttttgtttactacaaaattactgtgttttccttcatatataatttttaaaaaaaacaaggaaagcCATTGAACAAGAAGATGTCCACATTTTTAACTGGTACTGTACAATAacattatgtgtgtgtatagatagatagatagatagatagatagatagatagatataaaaataaataaggaacacacacataaaacatgtaaatgtatattttatattttacattaatctCTGCAGATGTTAGAAATTGCACACTAAGGCTTGCAGGAAGAGGCCACCTTTATATTTGTTCCTCGTGTATGATTGGACTATCTAAGATAAGATGTTTGTTGCAGTGTTTTGACAGGTCTGACAAGGTGTGTGGACACCGGAAATGACAAAATGAGGGACCAAAGAAAGcccaaaataaaacttaaacaaaaaacaaacaaaaaaaaaccaaagtAAAAAAGATATGACCACCATTTTCTTGTAACTGAAGGAATTTATTCTATGTTTGGAACACATCCAACACTCACTTAAACACTAGCCCTTAACAGAGCTCCAAGCTGGATGGAGAGTGAGGCTTTATCTCTTTTTAACGGGCAGAACACTGTTCTTGTGCTCTGAGGAAATGCTGAGTGGATGTGAGCTGCCGCAGTGTTTCAGCCTCATCTCTGAGGAAGAGGAATCAATCACATGAAGCTTTTAACATTTTCAGTGGAGAGAAGCTTTTATTCATCCCCCTCTCCAGCCACGATGAACTTATGACCCAGAGTAGGAGCACATTCcagaacagaaataaacaacaacGTCTTCACCAATTACTGCAGATATTACTTCTCCATCTctaaatacaaaatacacacacacacacacacacacacacaaacacacacactgtcctgaCAACCATAtcctacaaaacaaaacaatctcTCCCTTCTCTGTTCTGAGTTTCCCtgcttctttctctcctttctcttccCCTAGTTCTCTCTATCTCCTCTTCTCCCTTTCCCAGCCTCCCATGTTTTTCTCTATCTGTttcatctctcactctctctcctccctcgcacccctctttctcccccctccccctctctgttcatctctcCTCTTTCCCAGTCTCCCTCTCCGGTCTCAATGACGTTTATCTTCCAGAGTGAATGCGTGATCATTGGCTGATAAAGACGTACTTgttcttcatcttcctcatTCATCACTCCGGTCCTCCCCTCAGTCCGCAGGGGAAGGAgggatggagagggagagacagagtgatCATTCTGCAGTGTGGGGCAGCTCGGGACATCCCAGCCGCAGGCCTCCAGCAATGATTATTTTAGATTAAACCATCTGATGGGAAGAGCTGCTGGTGATGGAGAGAAGTGCTATGTAAATTTAGACGTGCAAAAGTTGCTAAACTAACTCTATCAAGGAACATGTTCAGTAGGGCTTTATATGGTTATGTAGGAACTACTCAGGAACTGTGTAATTAtatagttttgtgtgtgtgtgtgtattaggcTAGTAATACTTATGGTTAAGGTTATTGTTAGGATCAGGTTTAGGCTAGTAGTAATTTTAAAATAAGGTGGAGGTATGAATAAAAATAGGTCTCTAGATAAATCTCTACAAAACTAAGTCCCAAAAATATATGGaaaccaaagtgtgtgtgtgtgtgtgtgcgtgtttgtttgtttcccatCATTGGCTGTTCTCTGATCAGAGAGAGTAAAACGCGTTAAAATTTTCCGCAATATGCATCCTGTGTTAGATTTTCTAAACCGCTAAACATGGACAATCAGGCACTTGTTACATCGAATGAAGACAGAAAATCTGTGTTAGCTCCAGTCATCATGCTGATCATATGATAGAATCAGGACACAGCTCAGAAGGCAGGGCTGATCTGGGAATAGTGTGGAACAGGACACTAAGGCACACGAATCTGCCGGACATCCTGATTCCAGATCAGCGCAGAGGCTCAGTCGCTTTCGCCAGTGTCAAACACGCTCAAAAGGCTAATTCATTTAAGTATTCATTTCCATCTCTCTCCACCTTACTCCAACTGTGACCATCATCTCATCCACCATATGATCAACTTTAATCTCTAAAAATCCAAAATATTAGCAGTCCCTACAAATACAAACCCTTCATTTTTCCTCACCATGGGGAAGTGTAGCActaacaaacataaaaatacaaacacacacacactcgaatATCATTATTGTCCACTCAGCAGGAGGATCATGGACACGTTTTTGACGGACGCTCAGGGCTCTGTTGGGAAAGACGCCAACATGGGACACACAGGCCTTAAAGCTAGAAATCACATTTACAAAGCTCTCCTTCCACGTCTCTCATACACATCATAGTTAGTTTTGACTCAGAAAACACCAGGCAAATTTCCCTGCACATGGTGCTGGGATCTGATTAATTTGTGGTGATCTAATCATATAAGTTACAGTGAGTAGACCCAGTAGGCAACACTACCACCTAAATGAATCACACTCCACCAATACATCATCACTGCCATCACTACAACAGACAACACCATTACACCACTATTGCCACTGTTATATCATTACTACCACCATTACATCATTATTGCCACTGTTCCAGTAAATACAGACCACATTACGTCATTACTACCACAGTTCCAATAATTACAGACCACAACTGGCACTGTTacatcattattttatttttttattatttttatttatgtacaaGTTACACTTACATAGCGCCTGTCTggaaacccaaggacgctttacaatcaacactcaacattcaatccacacacacacactggtgagaagcgggaGCCAAACGTGCACAGCACACTCTTGACCAGGAAcgactgtccacctggaggactccATCGGGTACTAgtgtttcacccaggatagagcaccaatccatatctgggcacatacacattcactcacacatacagacattcattaacatacacactcattcacacaccaggacagttattagagaagccaattcacctaacttccatgtttttggactgtaggaggaaaccacaACCCAGATGGggcttgaacccaagatcccagtgctgagaAGCGaatgtgctaaccactaagccacagTGCCACCCTACATTAAAACTGATGCTATTACATAATTACTGACACAGTTACATCATTACTGCCActgttaaaataattacaaaccGCATTACATCATTACTGCCACTGCTACAAAACTTATAGGCCATGTTACATTATTACTGATGCTATTACTCCATTACTGCCACTGTGACATCACTAATGCCACTGTTACAGGGATATGATGTGATTTTTGCATCTCTGGCATTACTTCTGTATCTAGACACTGTAGTTACATCATCACTGATCTGTCTGTCATCCACAGCTTTGCCTCTCGAGTGTATAGACAGGGGTCTTAAAGCTGAACCATGTTTCTGCCTCAGTGTCCTcaagtccacacacacacacacacgtctgcgTTCTGATGGATGTGTCTGTGTCTCCAGAGCCCCATTAACCTGCTACACTGAGAGCATTCTGACAGGATTAGCCCCTCCATAGCACTGCGCCGGACAAACACTTATCTTCCACaaccacgtgtgtgtgtgtgtgtgtgtgtgtgtgtgtgtgtgtgtgggtatgtgtgtgggtgtgtatgtggatgtgtgtgtgtgtttgagaccatacaGTGAACAATATAGTGTTCACTGTGGTGTTAGCCGTCAATGTTGGTTTTCTATAATGATTTTTACATGCAGGATATTTAATAAGGCAGACATCTGTGTATTTTCAATATGAAATTATCTGTGCATTTTCAATATGAAATTACACatacacaatttttatggattctgtctctctcattctgtctccctctttctccctcttgaGTATGTTTAACTAagagtcacaaacacacacacaagtcattCACAACATTAAAGTTAACAGAAATGTGTCTGAAAGCTCTTCCTGTCTTTTCatgcagagagagcaagaacgagagagagagagagagagagagagagagagcattcaGTTGTTCTCTAACCCCTCTCCTTTTATCTATGCCCTTCATTTGCTTGAGTACTCCACTCCTGTCGTTGTTGTCCAACtccgtctctgtctctcctgattttctcctctctctttctctctgactgaCTCACTCTATTTCTCTCCTTTTTGCAAATAACAAACGAAATCAGATGTGAACATCACCATGACAGTGGAATAACTGCATAATAAAATAATGGCACCACTTTTCTACACTTTCTATAATTTACATTGTTAATGAATAATTCTCTGTACCTTCTGATGCCAGACAGACTCAGGTCTCCCAGGGGTCTCTGTGATATGTTGTTAATGGATCTTGAATCTGAATTATCTCTGGTGGAAAAATACAGGAATAAACTACTTTAACAGGAATGAATTATGTTCAGATCCACTTTCTGAGAGTCTGCTGCCACGACTCTTGTACTTGGTTCCTTGCCTTTTATGAGAATAAATGAACAGAGAATGCATTTCCAAAACATTTTAAGCAGGTATGTAATTTTAACACTATTAACACTGAGAGCTAAATCTACCTGGACTTTAAAGGAATATTAAAAGGGGCATATGAAAACAGTGCATGTGAGTATCCTGAAAACACCCAGTCTGTTTTCAAGGTGCTGCCTGTGTCAGAAAATGTGGGATAAAAtaagtcgttctgattctgctccacttctgatgtcaagtcccctgccccctcgtctgagtgtatccaatcacagcgctggaccctgTGGTTCATgcgagagcacaaagatgaggttaaagtAAGAATTGTTgcagtaaaacaaacacaacaagaatggagaagaaagagaacagtgcCAAAATAGATATAAAAACAAGAGCTACTGCCCCTTGCTCCTCATTGCTGTGCAGTTGGGTTCGGGTGAACAGCGAATGGcccattatcatttaaaggaacatgcaCTGAAAGTGGCCATTCTGACTAGGGCtttttagacagggggagaaaaCTATTCAGGTTTCATTGAGACATCAGGATGGGAAAAATACATcccctttaaaataaattaacatacACAATCAATAGTAATTAATACTGTACtagggtgactgtttgtgaggagtgtggtgtgttctccctgtgtctgcgtgggtttcctccgggtgctccggtttcccctcacaatcccaaaacacacgttggtaggtggattggtgactcaaaagtgtccgtaggtgtgtgtgttgccctgtgaaggactggcgccccatccagggtgtattcccgacctgcgcccaatgattccaggtaggctctggacacaccgcgaccctgaactggataagagttacagataatgaatgaatgaatatatgtacTAAACTTTATGCAAAACAAACATATCGCTGCgttccaatgaaaaacatgtatctcaatttttgtggatttttagtttactacattatttgaacacagcagatgtccttcacatgatgcatggaccaatagaaatgctccaaaattacttggaattacttttctcctgtaaagttactattttggagatatatgtttttcactGCACAGCGATGTTATATAACTTTCTAAGATCCTCTAGTTGATGCAGtcatctctccttctctttctcaggTAATATCTTTGTGGTGAGCCTTTCTGTGGCAGACCTGGTGGTGGCGCTCTACCCATACCCCCTGGCGCTTCTGGCCATTTTTCACAATGGGTGGACGATGGGGTACCTGCACTGCCAACTGAGCGGCTTTGTCATGGGTCTGAGTGTCATCGGCTCCGTGTTCAACATCACAGCCATCGCCATCAACCGCTACTGCTATATCTGCCACAGCCTGCGTTATGAACGCTTTTACACACGCAGAAACACTTGCCTCTACCTGGCTCTCACCTGGCTGCTGACCGCCCTCGCCACCTTGCCCAACTTCCTGGTGGGCTCCCTGACGTACGACCCCAGGATCTTCTCCTGCACATTTGCGCAGACGGTCAGCTCCTCCTACACAGTCTGCGTGGTGCTGATCCACTTCTTGGTGCCGTTGGGGGTTGTGTCCTACTGCTACCTGCGCATCTGGACCCTGGTGATCCGGGTCAAAGGGCGGGTGAGGGCACGGCCGGGGGCTCGAGCCGCAGATCTGCGCAACTTTCTGACAATGTTtgtagtgtttgttttgtttgccgTGTGCTGGGCACCACTGAACTTTATCGGCCTCGCAGTGGCTATGGACCCAGCCACTGTGGCCCCGAACGTACCGGAGTGGCTTTTCGTCACCAGCTACTTCATGGCCTACTTCAACAGCTGCCTGAACGCTGTGGTGTACGGCCTCCTGAACCAGAACTTCCGGCGAGAATACAAGCAGATCCTCCTGGCCCTCTGCACCCCTAGGGCCCTGTTCTCCGACAGCTCCAAGTACAACACGGATGCATACAAGAGCAAGCAGTCGCCAGCAGGGACCAACAACAACCTGGTGGAGGCTCATTTGTGAGGTTGAGAGGGGGTGTGGGACCAAAAATCTCAAACATACCTGGCTGCTGTTAGAGACTGGAACCGAGGACTACAGGTTTACAAACCAAACTACCAAAGAGCTTAGTGAAGTATTCCTGGCTCACATCTCAAACAGCCACAAGACATGCACCCACAACACAGAAGCTCTGGAAGCAatttatatacaaaaaaaatgtttttgattattttaaaaatgtagctaCAATCACAAGTTAATTTCTTTGACATACATTTCCCCCTTTTTTCTGGTTCTTAATAAACctactttggtcaaaaccccacaagcctCACAGCAGTTTTCACCCCATGTGtaaacagccttgttcagaaTGGTCCCTTTCAGagcctgttcttttaaatgataatgagccactcgttGTTCACTGAGCCGAGTGCACAGCTGTGAGAAgtgaagagcagaagctcttgttttttagccattttcattctgttcccTTTCTTCTCCCATCTCTTTTTCTCAATTTTTActctgtttagctgtgtttaacctcatcattgagctctcacataaacacaggtccagtgctatgattggacagactcagacgagggggcagggcaatactaaagtctctgcacttgacatcagagagagagccgaatcagaatgactcattttatctcatgttttctgattaggcagcacacagaaaactgactgggtggtctttttTCATGGTTTGTTGGTTGGTGGCTTCCAGATTTACACACTAATGTGAACAATTTTTACCTCTTTAAAACCTGTTCTATGTCTACATCACACAGAATTTCACATATCGCCCCACACAGCAGTCAACAAAGAAGCTAGCGCGCATCTCACAGCCTATCATGTCTACAAACTAGCCTTTAATTCAAAGGTTTCCTAGACATCAGTCGAAGCTAGCGCATGGTGTTTAAAGTGATTTTCAGTTCAGATCGCAGCATAAAGACAACACCGCAACCTGATCCGATCTGAGCCTTTTAAGCCGGCTCCAGTCCCAGGAGCACAGCTCAGTTTAGTAGGAAATTAGTGCCAGATTTCATACAATAATGAGCTGAAAGGTTGAATCAGGGCTCAGTCTGATGCCAGCACTGGGAGTTTAACAGTGATTTAAAGAGTG from Hoplias malabaricus isolate fHopMal1 chromosome 2, fHopMal1.hap1, whole genome shotgun sequence encodes the following:
- the mtnr1c gene encoding melatonin receptor type 1C gives rise to the protein MALEGNASCTDCARNSSASAASGPVSGTLASVLIFTIVADIVGNLLVILSVCRNKKLRNAGNIFVVSLSVADLVVALYPYPLALLAIFHNGWTMGYLHCQLSGFVMGLSVIGSVFNITAIAINRYCYICHSLRYERFYTRRNTCLYLALTWLLTALATLPNFLVGSLTYDPRIFSCTFAQTVSSSYTVCVVLIHFLVPLGVVSYCYLRIWTLVIRVKGRVRARPGARAADLRNFLTMFVVFVLFAVCWAPLNFIGLAVAMDPATVAPNVPEWLFVTSYFMAYFNSCLNAVVYGLLNQNFRREYKQILLALCTPRALFSDSSKYNTDAYKSKQSPAGTNNNLVEAHL